One Candidatus Nitrososphaera evergladensis SR1 genomic window carries:
- a CDS encoding DUF1059 domain-containing protein, whose protein sequence is MEMKCRDVGFNCDFVAKGNSEQEIMQQAAAHAQRDHGMKPEEITEDLQNKIRANIH, encoded by the coding sequence ATGGAAATGAAATGTAGAGACGTCGGGTTTAACTGCGACTTTGTGGCAAAGGGTAACTCGGAGCAAGAAATCATGCAGCAAGCCGCAGCGCACGCACAAAGGGACCACGGCATGAAGCCAGAAGAAATCACCGAGGATTTACAAAACAAAATCCGTGCAAACATTCACTAG
- a CDS encoding OB-fold nucleic acid binding domain-containing protein encodes MKISELKPGMRNVSVTAKVDSVGQPRTVNLKAGGTNTVADAIISDDSGSIKLSLWGDDINKIQAGDRISVENGYINTFKGENSISVGKFGKLTKA; translated from the coding sequence ATGAAGATAAGCGAACTGAAGCCCGGTATGCGCAACGTCAGCGTCACCGCCAAGGTGGACTCTGTCGGCCAGCCAAGGACCGTGAACCTAAAGGCAGGCGGCACAAACACCGTGGCCGATGCCATAATTTCTGACGACAGCGGCAGCATAAAGCTGTCCCTGTGGGGCGACGACATCAACAAGATTCAGGCTGGCGACAGGATATCTGTAGAAAACGGCTACATCAACACGTTCAAGGGCGAAAACAGCATCAGCGTCGGCAAGTTTGGCAAGCTGACAAAAGCTTGA
- a CDS encoding nitroreductase/quinone reductase family protein produces the protein MVKEEADLRQKLNIASEITLSVKGRKSGRDISRPVWFVHEGSTLYLLPVQGSNTNWYKNFQADPTLKISVNNGSETTVKGKPITDSSRVDDVVKKFKSKYGEGDVKKYYPKTDVAVEVPL, from the coding sequence ATGGTAAAAGAAGAAGCCGATCTTCGCCAGAAACTGAATATAGCCTCCGAGATAACACTCAGCGTCAAAGGAAGAAAATCAGGCAGGGATATCTCCCGGCCAGTCTGGTTTGTGCATGAAGGCAGCACTCTGTATCTGCTTCCAGTGCAGGGTTCGAACACCAACTGGTACAAGAACTTTCAAGCAGATCCAACGTTGAAGATTTCTGTAAATAATGGCTCAGAAACGACCGTCAAAGGCAAACCAATAACTGACAGTAGCAGGGTTGACGATGTCGTGAAGAAATTCAAGTCCAAGTATGGCGAAGGGGATGTGAAAAAGTATTATCCAAAAACAGATGTAGCCGTTGAAGTCCCGCTCTGA
- a CDS encoding sensor histidine kinase produces the protein MSTSDIRSNADIQTHDLANLVSNEISHVQSVSQMLSKSPPIQGGDFEKAKETLNQAEDSSGRIVDFYMWLDKDGRLVWLSKMNQTAYQQYKDFDLSYRLYFIHPRDTHEVYYSSVIDSNDRIHRLYISYPILKEEAGGTILTPASPPGTSSSTSVNSSSGENNATQGQFEGIIVAGIRTDIFGKLLEGQISPNLQSQVGLLDNRGIILYSNHTEYMGKNVFGYKFQSFLGGFDAETGRAMNEGFKAALAGNSGSRDIAMGGDGNKATFVYKPIILDGKQFGALYVIASHAQASDTAALVNAQKNLSTGVIGVIGASALGIIFAILLWNKRLEETVSARTGELKTANEQLKAHDKMQTEFVNIAAHELRTPVQPIVGMIDMLKYRLDSNGSGNGKSRVEVTEEQLALMDRNARRLQKLSSEILDATRIEAGTLRLDMEVMDINDKVRSVIADAKSMVPSDQSIDIQFKPATDDSGRPIPLLVKADKLRIFQVISNLVRNAIKFSAEGGVITITTDKREDGYAIVSVKDQGAGISAEVLPRLFTKFSTDRERGGTGLGLFIAKNIVEAHGGRIWAENNKDNKDGERGATFSFTLPLAATKPC, from the coding sequence ATGTCTACCAGCGACATCAGGTCAAATGCAGACATTCAGACACACGACCTTGCAAACCTGGTTTCAAATGAAATAAGCCATGTTCAAAGCGTCTCGCAAATGCTTTCCAAGTCTCCGCCTATACAGGGCGGTGATTTTGAAAAAGCAAAAGAAACGCTCAACCAGGCAGAGGATTCCAGCGGCCGCATCGTCGACTTTTACATGTGGCTTGACAAGGACGGCAGGCTGGTATGGCTAAGCAAAATGAACCAGACTGCCTACCAACAGTACAAGGACTTTGATCTCAGTTACAGGTTATACTTTATTCATCCAAGGGATACGCACGAGGTCTATTACAGCAGTGTAATCGATTCTAACGACCGCATTCACAGGCTGTACATATCGTATCCGATATTGAAAGAAGAAGCAGGAGGGACAATACTAACGCCCGCCTCTCCCCCAGGTACATCAAGCTCCACCAGCGTTAATAGCAGCAGTGGCGAAAACAATGCCACGCAGGGACAATTTGAAGGGATAATCGTTGCGGGAATCAGGACGGACATTTTTGGCAAGCTGCTGGAAGGACAGATCTCGCCAAATCTCCAAAGCCAAGTGGGATTGCTGGACAATAGAGGGATCATCCTGTATTCCAACCATACAGAATACATGGGCAAAAACGTCTTTGGTTACAAGTTCCAGTCGTTCCTTGGCGGATTTGATGCAGAGACTGGAAGGGCGATGAATGAAGGGTTCAAAGCTGCGCTTGCAGGAAACTCGGGTTCAAGGGACATCGCCATGGGCGGTGACGGCAATAAGGCGACGTTTGTGTACAAGCCCATCATCTTGGACGGAAAACAGTTTGGAGCTCTTTACGTCATAGCCTCCCATGCACAGGCGTCCGATACTGCGGCGCTGGTCAACGCGCAAAAGAATCTTTCCACAGGCGTAATCGGAGTCATCGGGGCTTCGGCGCTGGGGATAATATTTGCAATTCTTTTATGGAACAAAAGACTGGAAGAAACCGTAAGTGCACGGACCGGCGAATTAAAGACCGCAAATGAGCAGCTAAAAGCTCATGACAAGATGCAGACAGAATTTGTCAATATTGCCGCTCACGAACTGAGGACGCCTGTTCAGCCTATTGTTGGGATGATTGACATGCTAAAGTACAGGCTTGATAGCAACGGCAGCGGCAATGGCAAGAGCAGAGTAGAAGTGACAGAAGAACAACTCGCATTGATGGACAGAAACGCCAGGCGGCTTCAGAAACTGTCTTCTGAGATTTTGGACGCCACGAGGATTGAAGCAGGCACGCTCAGGCTGGATATGGAAGTGATGGACATCAATGACAAGGTAAGAAGCGTGATTGCAGATGCCAAGAGCATGGTTCCTTCGGATCAAAGCATAGACATACAATTCAAGCCGGCCACAGATGATTCGGGCCGGCCCATTCCGCTGCTTGTCAAGGCCGACAAACTCAGGATATTTCAGGTAATTTCAAACCTTGTTAGAAACGCAATCAAGTTCTCAGCCGAAGGTGGTGTCATCACAATTACAACCGACAAGAGAGAAGATGGCTATGCAATAGTGTCAGTCAAAGACCAGGGAGCAGGGATAAGCGCGGAGGTGCTTCCAAGGCTGTTTACCAAGTTCTCAACGGACAGGGAAAGGGGAGGCACGGGCCTTGGCCTTTTCATTGCAAAAAACATCGTCGAAGCTCACGGTGGAAGGATATGGGCGGAGAACAACAAGGATAACAAAGACGGCGAAAGAGGCGCCACTTTTTCTTTTACTCTGCCGCTTGCTGCTACAAAGCCTTGTTAA
- a CDS encoding BMP family lipoprotein encodes MPRSAKTYSAIIGIAAVAAVTAIVFVMPMIPALSQQSHLQQKSSLKVAVVTDALFSDMGWGESSLNAAKQIERKYGFDVAMQDNVEIPDIELTLKKYADAGYDLIIAHGVQWGEPALSVGKQYPNVKIVVFTGLVKSENVASIFPMQQEGSFLLGAIAGMMTKTNVIGYVGGEEYPNVINIFEGYKQGAKTVSPDIQVIGTYLNDWDNPAKGKEAATSIIRQKADFVFHVADTSGQGVIQAAKDGGVYALGAVQDQNSLAPNTVLSSFILDVDKAYDQAVDSVMKGTFKGEIHKAGIETGKGAPGDGIVYLAPFHGLKDKVPENVNARLKQLLADILEKRLAVPERLEESVSITS; translated from the coding sequence ATGCCCAGATCGGCCAAAACCTACTCGGCAATAATTGGAATAGCAGCAGTAGCGGCTGTCACTGCAATCGTTTTCGTCATGCCGATGATTCCTGCGTTATCGCAACAATCCCATTTACAACAAAAATCATCGCTAAAGGTAGCCGTCGTAACTGATGCTTTGTTCAGCGACATGGGCTGGGGAGAATCTTCCCTGAACGCGGCTAAACAAATAGAGCGCAAGTATGGCTTTGACGTTGCAATGCAAGACAACGTCGAAATACCGGACATCGAACTTACGCTGAAAAAATACGCGGACGCAGGGTACGACTTGATCATTGCGCACGGCGTACAGTGGGGAGAGCCAGCATTGAGCGTCGGCAAGCAGTACCCAAACGTCAAGATAGTAGTTTTTACTGGACTTGTTAAATCAGAAAATGTAGCCTCAATATTTCCCATGCAGCAGGAGGGCTCTTTTTTGCTTGGAGCAATCGCAGGCATGATGACAAAGACCAATGTCATAGGCTACGTAGGGGGAGAAGAATACCCAAACGTAATCAATATTTTTGAAGGGTACAAGCAAGGCGCCAAAACGGTAAGCCCAGACATCCAGGTTATCGGAACGTACCTCAATGATTGGGACAATCCAGCCAAAGGCAAAGAAGCCGCCACATCCATAATCAGGCAAAAAGCAGACTTTGTGTTTCATGTCGCAGATACTTCAGGCCAAGGAGTGATACAAGCTGCCAAAGACGGCGGAGTATATGCCCTTGGCGCGGTGCAAGACCAGAATTCGCTGGCACCAAACACCGTGCTTTCGTCCTTTATACTTGATGTAGACAAGGCATACGATCAGGCAGTCGATTCTGTTATGAAAGGCACGTTCAAGGGTGAAATACACAAAGCAGGAATTGAAACCGGGAAAGGAGCGCCGGGGGACGGCATAGTCTATCTGGCGCCGTTTCATGGATTGAAAGATAAAGTGCCCGAAAACGTGAATGCAAGATTGAAGCAATTGCTTGCAGACATACTTGAAAAAAGGCTGGCTGTCCCAGAAAGGCTCGAAGAAAGTGTTTCTATAACAAGCTAG
- a CDS encoding response regulator, with protein sequence MEILIIDDDPDITETLADYFRERGEVCRVYNNGEDGLKAMSSEGSFDVALLDLSMPGINGFDSLRALAYKGILRRKPVFVITAMDISPESEKLMRDAGVMKVFRKPFSPESLAKTLETYHKKN encoded by the coding sequence TTGGAAATCCTGATAATCGATGATGACCCCGACATTACAGAAACGCTTGCCGACTATTTTAGAGAGAGGGGAGAAGTTTGCAGAGTATACAACAATGGAGAGGATGGCCTGAAAGCCATGAGCAGCGAGGGTTCATTCGACGTCGCTCTCTTGGACTTGTCGATGCCAGGAATCAATGGCTTTGATTCTTTAAGGGCTCTTGCGTACAAAGGGATCCTCAGAAGAAAGCCGGTGTTTGTCATTACGGCCATGGATATTTCACCAGAGAGCGAGAAACTGATGAGAGACGCAGGCGTGATGAAGGTATTCCGAAAGCCATTTTCCCCGGAGAGCTTGGCCAAGACTTTGGAAACGTATCACAAAAAGAACTAG
- a CDS encoding integrase, whose protein sequence is MTTGEAGKLLTVSADVRRQSMRALSHLARYNGVYQQWRMIIQQHGLRWRKTEDKFDFFEKESITEMIEYIKQTIKILPKDQANTFILATVLGLRADEVCKAAGLLKQGAQDYYDEDKGILEHYKFKELFIRRTKKAYISLVDTEMLELARQSCDSYQAIRSYLKRRDHPMQLNYGRKIFGTWLRQNGIESEFVDLLQGRTPKSVFARHYYRPDFAVNAAKVRKLVDELQEKVGAA, encoded by the coding sequence TTGACGACTGGTGAAGCCGGCAAATTGCTGACTGTGAGTGCAGACGTTAGGCGACAGAGTATGCGTGCTCTTTCGCACCTCGCTCGTTACAACGGCGTCTATCAGCAATGGCGCATGATAATTCAACAGCACGGCCTGCGCTGGCGCAAGACCGAAGACAAGTTCGACTTTTTCGAAAAAGAAAGCATAACTGAAATGATCGAATACATCAAGCAGACAATCAAGATACTGCCCAAAGACCAAGCAAACACGTTCATTCTTGCGACCGTACTTGGCTTGCGGGCCGATGAGGTTTGCAAGGCTGCAGGCTTGCTAAAGCAAGGCGCGCAAGACTATTACGACGAAGACAAAGGCATTCTAGAGCACTACAAATTCAAAGAACTGTTTATCAGGCGAACAAAAAAGGCGTACATCTCGCTCGTAGACACTGAAATGCTAGAGCTTGCAAGGCAGTCGTGCGACAGCTACCAAGCAATTAGATCATATCTAAAGCGCCGAGACCACCCTATGCAATTAAACTATGGCCGCAAGATTTTCGGCACTTGGCTTAGGCAAAATGGCATTGAGAGCGAGTTTGTAGACTTGCTACAAGGGCGAACGCCAAAGAGCGTGTTTGCAAGGCACTACTACCGGCCAGACTTTGCCGTAAATGCAGCGAAGGTGCGCAAGCTGGTTGATGAGCTACAAGAAAAGGTAGGTGCTGCATAA
- a CDS encoding proteasome assembly chaperone family protein has protein sequence MPAGEIQFVYSAKEMPKFATEPRLVCGFPGSGYVGKLAIDHLIQELHATHLADIYSSSFPPQVMIRTDGTADLMKNSIFSWQGKETSLLLLTGDSQPSDPDSEYALAEHILDFGAQFGAKQVFTLAAYITGVFVDKPRVFGTATDASLVGNFASHGVSLMDSGSITGMNGLVIGIAKLRGIKGTCLLGETSGYVVDAKASKAVLETLLSIIGINVDMSNLEKRAKDTEMLIQTIEQQMAAGRGGLAQEGQQQQQPQKPRNTGYIS, from the coding sequence GTGCCTGCCGGCGAGATCCAGTTTGTATATTCTGCCAAGGAAATGCCCAAGTTTGCGACCGAGCCCCGCCTAGTGTGCGGCTTTCCCGGCTCGGGCTATGTCGGCAAGCTGGCAATAGACCACCTCATACAGGAGCTCCATGCGACACACCTTGCGGATATCTATTCAAGCTCTTTTCCCCCGCAGGTGATGATACGCACCGACGGCACGGCAGATCTCATGAAAAACAGCATATTTTCCTGGCAGGGCAAAGAAACTAGCCTGCTCCTTCTTACAGGCGACTCGCAACCGTCAGATCCTGACTCTGAATACGCGCTTGCAGAACACATACTTGACTTTGGCGCGCAGTTTGGCGCAAAGCAGGTGTTTACCCTTGCCGCATACATAACGGGCGTCTTTGTGGATAAGCCCCGCGTCTTTGGGACTGCCACGGATGCCTCCCTTGTCGGGAATTTTGCATCGCATGGCGTGTCCCTCATGGACAGCGGCAGCATCACGGGCATGAACGGCCTTGTCATCGGGATAGCAAAACTGCGTGGCATAAAGGGCACGTGCCTGCTTGGCGAGACATCCGGCTATGTGGTTGATGCCAAGGCGTCCAAGGCGGTGCTTGAGACATTGCTTTCGATAATAGGCATCAACGTGGACATGTCAAACCTTGAAAAACGCGCAAAAGACACAGAGATGCTGATACAAACGATAGAACAGCAGATGGCAGCTGGAAGAGGCGGTCTGGCCCAAGAAGGCCAGCAACAGCAGCAGCCTCAAAAGCCGCGCAACACGGGATACATCAGCTAG
- a CDS encoding pyruvoyl-dependent arginine decarboxylase encodes MESSSNMPVASPLLYVPKMMFFTKGKGIHKDNLTSFELALRDAEIADLNLVAVSSIKPPHCKITSTKEGRTHLRPGQIVFTIMARSATNEPNRLIAASIGLAMPADDSQYGYLSEHHSTGETAQKAGDYAEDMAMEMLATTLGLPNDPSLTWDQKEEQWKLSGKIYKTQNFTQSAEGNKDGLWTTVVSAAVLIL; translated from the coding sequence ATGGAATCAAGCAGCAACATGCCGGTTGCCAGTCCCCTGCTGTACGTACCAAAGATGATGTTTTTTACAAAAGGAAAGGGCATCCACAAAGACAATCTTACAAGTTTCGAGCTGGCATTACGAGATGCCGAAATTGCCGACCTCAACCTGGTCGCCGTCTCTAGCATAAAGCCGCCTCACTGCAAGATCACCAGCACAAAAGAAGGAAGAACCCACCTGCGTCCCGGCCAGATAGTATTTACAATCATGGCCCGCTCGGCCACAAACGAACCAAACCGGTTGATTGCAGCATCGATCGGACTTGCAATGCCTGCTGATGACAGCCAGTACGGGTACCTGTCAGAACACCACTCAACAGGCGAAACTGCGCAAAAAGCCGGAGATTATGCAGAGGACATGGCCATGGAGATGCTTGCCACCACGCTTGGGCTGCCCAACGACCCTAGCCTTACGTGGGACCAGAAGGAGGAACAGTGGAAGCTTTCAGGCAAGATCTACAAGACGCAGAATTTCACCCAGTCTGCAGAGGGCAACAAAGACGGTTTATGGACTACGGTAGTAAGCGCTGCCGTTCTGATCCTGTAA
- the wecB gene encoding non-hydrolyzing UDP-N-acetylglucosamine 2-epimerase, which translates to MKIASIVGARPNFIKLAPVHKALSKNPEIEHTIIHTGQHYDFEMSEIFFKEFKLPKPDINLQVGSGTPGYQTGEMIKRIEKELLRSSFDLVLVYGDTNSTLAGALAAVGSRTRLAHVESGLRSFDKRMPEETNRVLTDHISDYLFASTRMAVGNLRKESVQGRIIYSGDLSVEIVDEAVKAGAKSDVLDRLSLEYKSYVLLTIHRVENTTASPHNLATIIKAIEALKDTTIVFPIHPRTLQAIKDSHQLAAISRCQNLKLIKPLGYVDFVRLAHDASKIVTDSGGVQKEAFLLKVPCITVRQNTEWVETVSLGWNKLVGSSDARAIAEAVQKWMPARKKPQAVFGQGKTSAIVRDRIVSMLLQDQEKPERRKP; encoded by the coding sequence TTGAAAATAGCATCTATCGTGGGGGCCCGTCCCAATTTTATCAAGCTGGCCCCGGTCCACAAGGCGCTTTCCAAGAACCCTGAAATCGAGCACACGATTATCCACACCGGCCAGCACTATGACTTTGAGATGTCGGAGATATTTTTCAAAGAGTTCAAGCTTCCAAAACCAGACATCAACCTGCAAGTGGGCTCCGGCACTCCTGGATATCAAACAGGGGAGATGATAAAGAGGATCGAAAAAGAGCTACTGCGCTCAAGTTTTGATCTGGTACTGGTCTACGGCGACACCAACTCTACGCTGGCAGGGGCGCTGGCCGCTGTTGGATCAAGAACAAGGCTGGCCCATGTTGAATCGGGACTACGAAGCTTTGACAAGCGTATGCCTGAAGAAACAAACAGGGTCCTGACAGACCACATCAGCGATTATTTGTTTGCATCAACGCGTATGGCAGTAGGCAACCTGCGCAAAGAATCAGTCCAGGGCCGCATAATCTACAGCGGCGACTTGTCGGTGGAAATTGTTGATGAAGCGGTCAAGGCGGGCGCCAAGTCAGACGTCCTTGACAGGTTATCCTTGGAGTACAAGTCGTACGTCCTTTTGACAATCCACAGGGTGGAAAACACTACCGCATCGCCGCATAACCTGGCCACAATAATCAAGGCGATAGAGGCGCTCAAGGACACGACAATAGTGTTTCCGATACACCCACGTACGCTACAAGCCATCAAGGACAGTCACCAGCTTGCTGCTATTTCGCGCTGTCAAAATCTAAAGCTGATAAAGCCTCTTGGATACGTCGACTTTGTCAGGCTGGCGCACGACGCAAGCAAGATAGTCACTGATTCAGGCGGCGTCCAAAAGGAAGCTTTCCTTTTGAAGGTTCCCTGCATCACTGTCCGCCAAAACACTGAATGGGTCGAAACAGTCAGCCTGGGGTGGAACAAACTTGTAGGCAGCAGCGATGCACGGGCGATAGCCGAGGCAGTCCAGAAATGGATGCCCGCAAGAAAAAAACCCCAAGCCGTATTTGGGCAGGGCAAAACCTCTGCAATTGTTAGAGACAGGATTGTGTCCATGCTACTGCAAGATCAAGAAAAACCAGAACGTCGCAAGCCTTGA
- a CDS encoding class I SAM-dependent DNA methyltransferase: protein MKNSETRGYWEERLAKNFDLSGVGFSSLGKNYNRWMYRVRRHVLLKTLGKLDYDYHRHLGRTTKILDIGVGTGFYIDFWKKLYQGKAAAVDGVDITAVAVERMKKKYPDSQFYVADIGESNVLEMFGKKTYNIISAFDVLFHITNDEKYKRAIQNIYSLLEPAGIFVLSENFVHSNLSRAEFQVNRSKEHIERLLEDTGFQIIERTPMFVLMNAPVNSDSKMRKRCWRVLTRLVSQGESMGFAVGAATYPIECLLLSVTDKGPSTELIICKKAQEQK, encoded by the coding sequence ATGAAAAACTCAGAGACAAGGGGATACTGGGAAGAGAGGCTTGCAAAGAATTTCGACCTTTCCGGCGTGGGTTTTTCGTCTCTTGGCAAGAACTACAACAGATGGATGTACAGGGTCCGCAGGCACGTCTTGCTCAAAACGCTAGGCAAGCTTGATTATGATTATCATCGCCACCTTGGCAGAACCACAAAGATACTAGACATCGGAGTCGGGACTGGCTTTTACATTGATTTCTGGAAGAAATTGTATCAAGGCAAGGCGGCGGCAGTTGACGGAGTTGACATCACTGCCGTCGCAGTTGAAAGAATGAAAAAGAAATACCCCGATTCGCAGTTTTACGTTGCAGACATTGGCGAGAGCAACGTGCTGGAAATGTTTGGCAAGAAAACGTACAACATCATATCTGCGTTTGACGTGCTTTTCCACATCACCAACGATGAAAAGTACAAGCGGGCGATACAGAACATTTACTCCCTTCTGGAGCCGGCAGGGATCTTTGTCCTGTCGGAAAACTTTGTGCATTCCAACTTGTCAAGAGCCGAGTTTCAGGTAAACAGGTCAAAAGAGCATATCGAAAGGCTGCTTGAAGATACGGGGTTTCAGATAATCGAGCGAACGCCCATGTTTGTTCTGATGAACGCCCCTGTCAACTCGGATTCAAAGATGAGAAAGCGTTGCTGGAGGGTGCTTACAAGGCTTGTCAGCCAGGGCGAGTCAATGGGATTTGCAGTAGGCGCCGCAACATACCCCATAGAATGCCTGCTTTTGTCGGTGACTGACAAGGGACCGTCAACTGAGCTCATCATTTGCAAAAAAGCACAAGAGCAAAAATGA
- a CDS encoding glycosyltransferase family 4 protein has product MLNILHVWDQAGVACVLAKYQRIQGCQSKVVITSNADKFGIYDFYSGGNNSGGGDDDDSNIVDVIARPEEFTETCLKKAEKADVIHVHSRAEMVPILRKRFGNSRIIVLHYHGTDIRGLKKKYNLPHRSIASDIAVAAIYTARRIRNRNTNPQAQKMADLVVVATPDLLERAPPSLVYVSNPVDVDHFRPAMKTSSAGKSTGQNDDNNSTKALTFNTETADLQLVMQHFEKTRLPYELEVYDRTKDPIKYQDMPAFLRKYGAYVDIRYVNGKVLENLSKTALEALACGLKVIDYQANIHTRLPPEHDPHNVASRFVDIYHGLLENSRGARRRLQQV; this is encoded by the coding sequence ATGTTGAACATACTGCACGTCTGGGACCAGGCAGGCGTGGCCTGCGTCCTGGCAAAATACCAGAGAATACAAGGGTGCCAGTCCAAAGTCGTGATAACAAGCAATGCAGACAAGTTTGGAATCTATGACTTTTACAGCGGCGGCAACAATAGTGGTGGTGGCGATGATGATGACAGTAATATTGTCGACGTCATTGCCAGACCGGAAGAGTTCACCGAAACGTGCCTGAAAAAGGCGGAAAAAGCAGACGTAATTCACGTCCACAGCAGAGCCGAGATGGTCCCCATCCTGCGCAAGAGGTTTGGCAATTCAAGAATCATCGTCCTCCATTACCACGGAACGGACATCCGGGGATTGAAGAAGAAATACAACCTTCCGCACAGGTCGATTGCTTCTGACATTGCCGTTGCGGCAATCTATACGGCAAGAAGGATAAGGAACAGGAACACAAATCCGCAAGCGCAGAAAATGGCTGACTTGGTTGTCGTAGCGACTCCCGACCTTCTGGAACGCGCGCCTCCTTCATTGGTGTACGTTTCAAATCCAGTAGACGTGGATCACTTTCGGCCTGCCATGAAAACCTCTTCTGCGGGCAAGAGCACAGGCCAGAATGATGATAATAATAGTACAAAAGCCCTCACATTCAACACCGAGACTGCCGATTTGCAGCTGGTTATGCAGCATTTTGAAAAAACCAGGCTGCCTTACGAATTGGAGGTGTATGACAGGACAAAGGACCCAATCAAATACCAGGACATGCCGGCTTTTCTGAGAAAATACGGGGCGTATGTCGATATAAGATACGTAAACGGCAAGGTCTTGGAAAACCTGAGCAAGACCGCGCTTGAAGCCCTTGCGTGCGGCTTGAAAGTAATAGACTACCAGGCAAACATACACACCCGGCTGCCGCCAGAGCACGATCCGCACAACGTCGCGTCAAGGTTTGTCGACATCTATCACGGCCTGCTAGAGAACAGCAGGGGCGCAAGGAGGAGGCTGCAGCAGGTATGA
- a CDS encoding DUF5615 family PIN-like protein: MIKVETPCKRLLLDECVTRRLVLRLPKSANIDIEHSLDVAGLGMAASDDDILAYAIKTNRTIVTIDRKFIRECLIKKVPVATYDKGTARFHGSGESLWLGKHYEYRKVSVRLIEAEKKTLMGNVRNCVYGSRRHIRKHIRPVILLYRKLKAMTPQGRRSKCKVCGIQHRSPQRLQNHLRNTKCGRTNTARKSKTC; encoded by the coding sequence ATGATCAAGGTAGAAACACCATGTAAAAGGCTATTGCTCGACGAGTGTGTAACTCGCAGGCTAGTTTTGAGGCTGCCTAAAAGTGCGAACATCGACATAGAACATAGCCTAGACGTTGCGGGTTTAGGCATGGCTGCAAGTGATGACGATATTCTCGCATACGCGATCAAGACGAATCGTACAATCGTTACGATTGACCGTAAGTTTATTCGAGAATGTCTAATCAAAAAAGTGCCTGTGGCGACCTATGATAAAGGCACGGCGCGTTTTCATGGCTCGGGCGAATCGCTGTGGCTTGGCAAGCACTACGAATACCGCAAAGTCAGCGTGCGATTAATAGAAGCCGAGAAAAAGACCCTGATGGGCAACGTGCGAAATTGCGTCTATGGCTCGCGCCGACACATTCGAAAACACATCAGGCCCGTCATTCTACTTTACCGAAAATTGAAGGCGATGACACCGCAAGGCCGGCGCAGTAAGTGCAAAGTCTGCGGCATACAGCACCGTAGCCCTCAACGCTTGCAAAACCACCTTCGAAACACGAAATGTGGTCGAACTAACACTGCGCGTAAAAGTAAGACCTGCTAG